From Mobula hypostoma chromosome 3, sMobHyp1.1, whole genome shotgun sequence:
GGGGATCGAGCAGAATTTTAGGGAGGAGAGAAACTGTCCACTCATTTGGGGATCgtaaccctgcatcaggatcagTCGGAACCAGCATTTGCCTTCTCTTGTCTCCTTTCGAAGCGGGTGGGTGGTCAATGACTCGCGTTGAAAGTATCTACTGGTCTTGCGGGCGACGCAGGGACGGCTGTCACGCCTCCTCCAGTTCCAGCAGGACGCCGCCGCAGTCCTTGGGGTGAAGGAAGATAACAGGTTTGCCGTGGGCTCCGAGCCGAGGCTCCGGGCTCAGGGTACGCAcctgctgggcccgcagctgctGAAGGACGGCGGCCATGTGGTCCACCTCCAGACAAATGTGGTGGATGCCGCCGCCAGGGTTCTTGCGGAGGAAGCCGAGGATCGGGCTGCGCTCGCCCAGCGGCTCCAGCAGTTCCAACTTGGTGTTGCCCAGCTCCACGAAGGCCGCGCTGACGCCGTGCTCGGGCAGAGCCACTGGCTCGCCCACCCGGCCGCCCAGCGCCTCCCGGTAAAAGGCACGGGCCCGCTCCATCTCCGGCACTGCCACCGCTACGTGGCTGAGGCGGCCCAGCTTCCAGAGCGAGTTCCGGACTCCCGAACTCAACGCCCGGACTCCGAAGGCGACCTTCACCGCCGCCATCGCCGGGGCCGCCTCAGTCTCAACAACCTAACTTTATTGACACCACGCTATGCTAACCGTAGCCCCGCCTACTGGCAAGAGCCACGTCCATCTACTGGAGTCCCGCCCATTACGGACTGTGCCCCGCCCACAAGAGCTGCGTCCGTGGCTGATCATAACTCCGCCCACGGACAGAAGCCGCAGGGCGGCGAATGTAGCCCCGCCCATTGGCAGGAGCCACACCCTCTCCTGCAGTGGGTGGAGAAAGTGAGAGGGTCGAGAGTTGTAATATTGTCTGATTCAAGAGCTAAAATATTTATATTCTAAGGTGTTATAATGTAAACCTTATTTAGACTTAGAATGATGGGACTCTGTGTATGTTTTATGTAGGTTCCAGCGCACGTTGGTATTAGAGGGAATGAGCAAGCAGGTAAGTAGCAAAGAAGGCAACTaggctaaaaaaaaaagaataaattacagtagaggagaaatgaaaaacattattaaaagtgaaataaaaataTGGAGAAAACAATGGGATGAAGAGAGAACAGAAATACATCTTTATAATATCCAGAAAGAAGTGGGATGGTTGAGGAATGCAGGAAAGTGCAGGAGGGAGGAggatgttgtagcgtggatgaaattaccagagagacagagtcactggtagatacaaagcagcttctttattagacacaacaaggtacagcaggcatcttaggACGGAgatgctttccgcagaaaggtctgctagctcaatgtgggcttgatatttatatgctaaacacaaaggcaatcgctacttaaaaagttacagacaatgcatagacaatgcttcctattgaagctacacacaaaatatcacaccatcctttccttctgacgccagcacgtctgggttggtatccacagccatTAGGATTTACttggcattttatgtgctaacatagaagacaattaatatttataatgtatagataatactgtcttggAAACTACAGCATTAGGTCAAACTAcagcaccagaagcatctggtattcacacctttttaggaagcccattgttgtggactcaatccacagtactttgtcaaatagaagtctggtagccaaagtcatttaagtgtaaacaaatcatccacccaaaaaactcactctaacagaggAGATAATGTCGTGATTGAGGTGTGGGCATACAGGGTTAAAtatcggcccgaaatgtcaactatactcttttccataggtgctgcctggcctgctgagttcctcctccagcattctgtgtgtgtgttgcttgggttcagtttccatcgaactcaatatataagtttgctaatgacaccacaattgtaggccatatcataatatagtcatagtcatactttattgatcccgagggaaattggtttttgttacagttgcaccataaataattaaataataataaaaccataaataattaaatagtaatatgtaaattatgccaggaagtaagacCAGGACTggcctattggctcggggtgtctgaccctccaagggaggagttgtaaagtttgatggccacaggtaggaatgacttcttatgacgctctgtgttgcatctcggtggaatgagtctctggctgaatgtactcctgtgcccaaccagtccattatgtagtggatgggagacatcgtccaagatagcatgcaacttggacagcatcctcttttcggacaccactgtcagagagtccagttccatccccacaacatcactggccttacgaatgagtttgttgattctgttggtgcctgctaccgtcagcctactgccccagcacacaacagcaaacatgattgcactggccaccgcagactcgtagaacatcctcagcatcgtccgacagatgttaaaggacctcagtctccttaggaaatagagacggctctgacccttcttgtagacagcctcagtattctttgaccagtccagtttattgccaattggaatccccaggtatttgtaatcctccaccatgtccacactgaccccctggatgaaaacatacaggccttagccctcctcaggtctaccaccagcaacttagtctttttcacattaagctgcaaataattctgctcacatcatgtgacaaagtttcctaccgtagccctgtactcagcttcatctcccttgctgatgcatccaactatggcagagtcatcagaaaacttctgaagatgacaagactttgtgcagtagttgaagtccgaggtgtaaatggtgaagagaaaggttatctcgggtaatgatgagtttaagtacagagaggaaattgagaacctggtggcatggtgcgaagacaataacttaactctcaatgtcagcaagacaaaagaattggttgttgacttcagaagcagTAGTGGACtgcatgaccccatttacattggtggtgtgcaagtggaacaggtcaaaagctttaagttcctcgtggtcaatatcacaaatgacctgacttggtccaaccaagccgagttcactgccaagaaggcccaccagcaccgttacttcctgagaaagctaaagaaatttggcctgtcctctaaaaccctcactaatgttTATAgacgcaccgtagaaagcattcttctagggtgcatcacaacctggtatggaagttgtcctgcccaagaccagaagaagctgcagaagatcatggacacagcccagcacatcacacaaaccaatcttccgtccttggactcaatttacaccgcacgctgtcagagcagtgctgccaggataatcaaggacacgacccacccagccaacacacttttcgtccctcttccctctgggagaaggctcaggaacttgaaggctTGCACagacagatttgggaacaacttctttccaactgtgataagactgctgaacggatcctgacccagatctgggccgtaccctccaaatatccggacctgcctctcagtttttttgcagtaccttactttcccttttctattttctatttatgatttataatttaaatttttaatatttactatcgatttgtactccagggagcacaaagcgcagaatcaaatatcactgtgatgattgtacgctctaggatcaattgtttggtgacaataaagtaaagtaaatatcacaaacagcaggtcctgacgaagggtctcggcctgaaacgtcgactgcacctcttcctatagatgctgcttggcctgctgcgttcaccagcaactttgatgtgtgttgaaagtAAATATCACATTGATTTTaatgaagaaacacaataatGGGTGTTGTGAGTATTGTAATCAACAAGAAATGGTTGGGCATATATTGTTGAGATATTCAAGATATATTCAAGCGAGGGGACGGTTAATTTTAAAGTTatggaataaaataaaatttaacattAACAATATTTTGCAGAAAAGATCACAGGATTACACTTTCAATACATTGTGCAGTTCCTTAAGAATACAGATCTTTTAATAGAAtttaatacaaatataaatatagaGAATTTCGTTATACTAACCCGCACTCCAGTACTGAAGGTAGCAGTAATGCACCTTAAAGCggtttgccaaccgccataaaaacTCAGAAGAAGAAGCTGCAGGAGCCACCTGGGTTTGCACATTAgctgaaattgttttttttttcagttcatTGTTTTTCACGGTCCAGAGGAGGATAAGAGAAAACCCTCACCAGAAACGGTTGGAAACGACTCAGCCAGGCTGGATGGTGTCCGTGCTGAGATAAAGTGAGAAACGGTGGgg
This genomic window contains:
- the mcee gene encoding methylmalonyl-CoA epimerase, mitochondrial: MAAVKVAFGVRALSSGVRNSLWKLGRLSHVAVAVPEMERARAFYREALGGRVGEPVALPEHGVSAAFVELGNTKLELLEPLGERSPILGFLRKNPGGGIHHICLEVDHMAAVLQQLRAQQVRTLSPEPRLGAHGKPVIFLHPKDCGGVLLELEEA